In the genome of Anabaena cylindrica PCC 7122, the window GCCCAGATTTTGCTGCTGATAGCTAATAGTACCAAATAATCCACTAGCCGAACTAATACCTGCACCGGCAGCAATTGACCCGCTGCTACGTTCAGCTACATTTAATACTACATCCACTTTGCTGGGGTCAGTACCAGGGTCAAGGGAGACATTCACATCTTCAAATAATCCCAGCCCAAAAACCCTTTGCAGATCTTGTTGTACTATGTTGCGGTTAAATACTTGACCCGGCTTTAATTCTACTTCCCGTGTAATAATATACTCTTTGGTCCGTCCGCGAATTGGTTGTCCTTTATCATCTGTCTCCTGTCCTTCTTTATTACGGAAACGGACTTTAATATTCTCAACTACACCTTCTGCTACTTGTAGGGTGACAACTCCAGTTTCTGAGATTTTTGGCGCTCCAATTACGTTAGCCAGTACATAACCTTTGTCTTGATATTGTTTGGTTAATTGCTTGATACTTTCCTGCAAATCTCGCAAGTTTAAGATTTCTCCATACTGCGGTTTAAATATTTCATCCACAGCAGTAGCAGGAATTACGGAAGCAACACCAGTACCAGGGTTAGCATCTACTTCTACCTTAGTCAAGACGGGATTGGGATTAACGACGAAATTAACCCGCACACCCAAAGGTGTATCTTCTGGTACTGCTTGCACGTTGGAGAAAAAGCCTGTGGCAAAGATAGCATTAATATCTTGTTGCAATTGGGTACGGGTTGTTGTCTGTCCTGGTTGGGTACGAATGGCTTTATAAACTTCTTCTTCCAGTTTGGGTAAGAGTGTCCCTGTTGGCGATTGGACAGCTACCTCCGAAACTAATACACGGGGTTCTGCTGTTTCTGTCGTTTCTGGAGTAGTAGGGAAGACAGGTTCGGCTATGGGTGGATCTGTAGGTGGATCTGTAGGTGGATCTATATTTTCCTGAGTAGGAACGGTGTCAGGGGCAGGAGAAGGTTCTGCTTGGGCAAATTGTGCAGTGTTGGCCGTTTTTGTAGCTGTTGGTAAAGTTACCTCTGATGTTGCTACTGATTTTGGCTGGGGAGATAGTTCTGCTTTCAATGCTTGTGCAGTGTTGGCCGTTGTTGTAGCCGTGGGTAAAATGACTTCTGGTGTTGTTACGGTTTTTGGCTGGGGAGATAGTGCCGCTTTCAATGTTTGTGCAGTGTTTGCCGTTATCGCATCCGTGGGTAAAATTACCTCTGGTGTTGCTATTGATGTTGAGTTAGCTGTTAAGACTTTGACCTCAGTTGCAGACTGGTGAGGTTCAGTTTTGATGATTACTGCTTTTGCAGGTAAATCAGATTCTGGGTTTTCACTATTTTGATTAGTTTCCTGTTGTAACAGCTGGTTTGTTTCTAGAGTAGAAATCTCTGTTACTTGCTGCTGGATATTAGGCGTTTGGGCGATGCCTGGGTTGGGCGTAGCGATCGCAATCACTGCCAGCAATACAGGAGATAAATGCATTTTATTCATATTCTTCTTCACTACCACACACCTTTACAAATTTAGTTATGAGTCTTTAGCCATCAAAGGCATAGGACTACTCACTCGCAGTTATTAAAACAACTGGTTTTATACTTAGGATTCAGGACTAAGCACTTTGCTATAATTTTGGTTTTCCACCACTTGTAATACCCTTTGTAAAACCTCCTGGTAGGCATTTTCCACATTCCCTAAGTCTCTACGGAAACGGTCTTTGTCCATGACTCGACGGTTAGGATCGGTTTCCGCTATGTCCCACAAACGGCACGTATCAGGGCTAATTTCATCAGCCAAGAGCAACTGCTGTTGTGAATCCACACCAAATTCGAGTTTAAAGTCTACTAGTGTAATGCCACACTGTTGCCAAAATTTCTGGAGAAAGTCATTGATTTGCAATGCAAGATGGATAATACTATCAACTTGTTCCTCAGTGGCTAGTTTCAGCAATCGCAAGCGATCGCGTGTAAGCAGTGGATCACCTAGTTGGTCGTCTTTGTAATAAAACTCTACCAAAGGCTGTCGCAAAACTGTACCTATTTGCAGCCCTGTTTGTTGACATAGACTACCCGCAGCTATATTTCTGACAACTACTTCTAATGGCAAAATCTTCACGGCTCTGACTCGCATTTGATTGGGGGCTGGACAATCAATAAAATGAGTTTTGATGCCATAGGCTGCTAACTGTTCAAACAAATGACTGGAAATAGTACAGTTTATGCCGCCTTTTCCCTGAATACTGCCCCGCTTTTGAGCATTAAACGCAGTCGCATCATCTTTAAAATCAGCCAACAAGACTTCAGGATCGTCTGTGGTATATAGAATTTTCGCTTTGCCTTCGTATAGCTTGGTATTAACAGACATATTGGTAGGTACAGTTCTGGGCAGTGATCTTAGGCTTAACCATTTTATCTTTAGTTATTAGCCATTGGTGATGATTTAACAGGTGCTAATTTCATTGTCTTTTCTCTTCCATGTTCCCTATTCCCCCGTCTTTTTGGTGAAACGGGTTAACTATACATAAAACCTCTAAGATTTTTAGTTAACTTTTTGTAATTTTGGTAAATAAAATTATATAATAGTCTAAAAAAGTATAGATTAATACCTTTAATAATTTTTTGGGTTGAAGGTAATCAAAACCCATTTTTATGGATAAAGGAATAAACTGAAATAGTTGCAAGCGTAGGAGCATTGGTAAAACCTACTTTTAGGAGGCTGACGGGGTAATTCATAGGTAATCATATGCTTTCTCCTGTCCTCAAAAATAGAGATGAAGAGTAGCTAGTGGTTCTACTGCAAACAAGAAAATCAGCAGGAGTGTTAAATACATGGAGAAAAAAATAATGGACAAAGGTGATTTTCTCTATCCTCGTGGTCGCTACTACGGTCACGTACAGCCGGAGAATTTAGTTTTCAACGCTAATTTACAAGAATTTGCCCAGCGCATAAATTACATTTGTAACTTGGAAACAGGTGGTAAACTCCCACCAGCAGAAGCTTACAAACAAATAAAGTTGCTGTGGAAAGAGTTAAAACGCTCGAAAAAGCAACTAGGGATAGGTGAAGAACCCTTCCAAAACAATGACTCTGACTCTGAATTTGAAGATTAGGTAATAGGAAAAAATTTTATCCAATGACCAATGACTACTTTGTCATCATTGTCCAGACACCATCCCAGGATTTTGGTGGTGGTGTCTTTTGGTAATTATAAGCACGTTCTAGGTGGATATCAACAGCTTGGTCGGTGGGTCGGAGACGTTGAGCAATTTCAAAGCAAGTGATCGCTTGGGAGAATTCCCGTGATACATAAGCAACGCGTCCGGCATTATAATGATGCAAAAATTCTTCCGTGTTGGCATCGAGGGGAGTAGAGCGATCGCTAATCAATTCGTAGATATCTACAGCCTGATGTTTACCTTTAACACGAATTCTATCGAGTTGACGTACCCAAATGCGATCGCTGCACAAATTGTAAGTAAATTCACTCAAAATTATATCACAACCATATTCCTTAGTTACGCTTTCCAAGCGGGAGCTCAAATTCACCCCATCTCCAATTACCGTATAGTCCATCCGTTTATGTGAACCAATGTTCCCGGATACCACTTCCCCAGAACTAAGACCAATCCCAATCCGAATTTGTGGTTGGGACTGAACAATCCGTCTCAGGTTAAACTCCTTCAGTCGGTAACGCATATCCAAAGCCGATTGTATTGCTCGCCAAGCATGATTTTCAGTTAATGGTAGCGGCGCACCAAATACAGCCATTAAAGCATCACCAATAAACTTATCTAAAGTTCCTTCATATTGAAAAACTGACTCAACCATCGTCTCAAAATACTGATTCAGCAAAGATACCACCTCAGCTGCTCCCAAGTTTTCCGTCAGGGTAGTGTAACCACGGATATCAGAAAACAAGACAGTTACTTCTTTGCGCTCACCCACCATTAAGCTATCATCGCCCAAAGCCATAACTTGCTCGGCTACGTGGGGTGTAAGATAGCGGTACATAGTGCTTTTAAGGCGTTTTTCTCGGCTGATGTCTTCCAATACTACCAGACCGCCTCTAACTCCACCTTCTGGGTTAGTTAAGGGATTGACGGTAAGATTGATGCTACGTTCTAAAATTTTGACTACATCAGCACTGAGTAATTCAGACTGGGGAGTGAGGAGTTGATTCCAAGGCACGAAAATATTTGGATTAGTGCGATCGCGCACAGCTAAAATTAACTTTTGAGTTTCACCACTCTCTCGTTGATATAATCCCACCAGCAAAATTTGCTCTGGCACATAATGCCTAGCCCCGTATTTTAAACTATCTTCCAGCCGCCCTTGCAGATTTTCAATCGGCACTACCTCCCAAACTTGACGACCCAATAAATTTTGTTTCCACAACAGCTTGTTACTTCTACCATTGCCGGACTTCAACGGACAACCCAATAACTCTAGTGCTGCATCATTAATGGTCACAATTTGACCTTGCATATCTGTAGAAATTACAGCATCTGATAAACTCTGAAGAATATCTTTTTGATACTGTCTTTCTAACAAAACACTTTCAAATAAACGAGCATTTTCCAAAGCTATTCCCGCCTGGATATTAAAAGCCCGCATAAATTCTTCATCGGAAGTACTAAAACTACCTTGTTGTTTATTAATTAACTGTGTTACACCAATTAATTCATTAGCAGAGTTAAAAACTGGCAAACACAGAATATTGCGAGTTACATACCCAGTCTTATGATCTGTAGTCGGATCAAAGCGGGGATCTTGATAAGCATCGGGGATATTGAGTGCTTGACCAGTGGATGCTACATAGCCAGCAATACCTCGATTAGAAGGAATACGGACTTCGATTAAATTTTTGTCATTAACTGTTGCTACCTTCGTCCACAATTCACCCATTTCCTTGCGATACAAAAACAGCGTGCTGCGGTCTGCTTGCATCAAAATTCGGGCTTGCTCCATCACTATCTGCAAAGTTGCTTCTAAATCCAAACTTTGCCCCAAAGTTTGAGTCGCACGCAACAAAGCCGTTGCACCCCGTTGATTACGAGCTGCCACATAGAAAGACTGACAACTTTCCAGGATAATACCAATAGAAGCGGCAAAATCTCGAAAAGACTCCTCATCATCCTGATTAAAAGGAACATCCCCAGCTTTATTAGCCAGTTGAACTACAGCTACCGTTTGCTTTTTGCTGCTAATCACAGGCATACATAAAAGATTACGGATTTTATAGCCCATTTGTTTTTCTAACTCTGGGCTAAAAAGAGGGTGAGTAATAGTTTCTGCAATGTTGAGATATTTGCCTGTACTAGCCACATAACCAGGAATCCCCACATTTAAAGGAGTGCGGATTTCTAAAAATTTCTGGCTATTATCTTGAGGAACTTTTGACCACAGTTGAGCCTTATCATAGTCAACTAAAAAAATAGCTGTGTGTTCCGCTTGGAGAATTTGACCAATTTTAAGTGTAATGGCTTCTAAGACTTTCTCCAGCATACTTTCTAGAGCTTCATTATTGATCAGATCAATAGCTCTGAGAAATTGCTGAAACTCAGCCGTGATAAAGTCCAGTAAGCAAACAAATTCATTAACAGAAAGGTCTTTGACACGACTGAGTAGGGCTTGAGTGCGATTAACTTGAGTCAGTTCAGTTAATGTAGCCAAGACGCTACCTGCATTTGGGAGTGTCATGGTAATTAAGGGTTGGAGATTTTAAATGAGTTATGTATTATTTATTTTTCTACTCAATGCGGGGCGAATTTGCCCACCCTCAGTGAAAAAAGCCAATTTAGAAAGCTTTGGTCAACTTTTTAGATGAGACTACCTTGTGATAGTAATCTTGTAATTGGCGTGTAGCAGCTGCCCATCCCCAATTTTCTGCTTCTTTACGGGCATTTTTACGGATAATATTTACATCTTGTTGGTATTGCAATAGACAAACTGTAGCATCAATTGCTTCTTGAATGTCTGCTTTTGGATCAAAAAGATATCCGTTTACCCCATCTGTGACAATATCAGGAATCCCTCCAGAACGGGCTGCGACTACTGGACATCCAGCAGCCATTGCTTCTAATAGGACTAATCCTAATGTTTCTGTGCGGGAAGGAAAAATAAATGCGTCAGAACTAGCAAAGGCAGAACCTAACTCTTTCCCCATTAAATAACCGACAAAATAAGTATTTGTGCCAGCAAAGTGTTTTTCTAGTGCTTGACGGTGGGGGCCATCCCCTACTAATGCCAATCTCGCATTGGGAATGGCTTCTAAAATTGGTTTAATGCGCTCAATTTCTTTTTCTGCTGAAAGACGACCTACATACAAAAGTAATGGACTCTCAGGATGATTTTGAGTTAGGTGCGATCGCATTTCTGGATCTGCCAAATCAGGATCAAATAATTCTGTATCCACACCCCGCTGCCACAAATCTACTCTCTCAATCCCATGTCCAGATAGTTCCTCCACCATGGCTGTGGATGTACATAAATTTAATTCAGCTTGATTATGAGCGCCTTTAAGCAATTCCCAAAGTAAACCTTCTAACATCCCTAGACCGTAATGTTCTAAGTACTTAGGTAAATGGGTATGGTAAGAAGCTACTAAGGGAATTTTGAGAACTTTACTGTAAAAAATTCCTGATAATCCCAAAACGGCGGGATTAACAACATGGATAATATCTGGCTGAAACCGCTCTAATTCGTAACCAATGGACGGGCGGGGAAGTGACATTTTTAACTCTGGATACAGAGGTAAGGGAAAGCCACTAACGCCGTAAACTTTCGCGCCTTTATGTTCAGTTATGCCACCTTCAGGAGCAAATACTAAAACTTGATTTCCATCTCGCTGCAAATGGTCAACAGTGTGGCGTAGACGGGTGACAATCCCATCAACCTTGGGTAAAAAAGTTTCGGTGAATAGGGCTATTCTCATAAAAAACTGGAAAGCAGGAGTCAGGAGTTCGGAGTTCGGAGTTCGGAGTCAGGGGAGCAGGGGGAGCAGGGGAGCAGGGGAGCAGGGGAGCAGGGGAGCAGGGGGGCAGGGGAGCAGGGGAGCAGGGGGCAGGGGAGCAGGGGGCAGGGGGCAGGGGAGCAGGGGGGCAGGGGAGAAAAATCTTTACCTGTTACCTGTTACCTGTTACCTGTCACCTGTTACCTGTTACCTGTTACCTGTTACCTGTTACCTGTTACCTATTTTCTATGCCAGGAAACTTTAGGCAAAATTTGGTTATTATCAACTCGTTTCTGATACTTAATGGCAAAGTTTAACAACGAGTCAAGTAAAGAATCAGAGAGAAAATGTGGTTCTAAGCCTAAATCGAGCAGTTTAGTGTTTTTAGCGTTGAAATAGTGTTCTTCTTTTTCAACTCTGGGGTTATCAATGTTATTGATCTCTACATTCAAGCCCAGTGAATTCGAGGCTTTTTTCACCATCATTGCCAAATCACCAACACTGAATAGTTCGGTAAATTGGTTAAATACACGAAATTCTCCAGGTTGGGCAGGATTTGCGATCGCTAATTCAATACATCGCACCGTATCCCGAATATCCAATAATCCGCGAGTTTGTCCACCTTTCCCGTAAACCGTGAGAGGATGTCCTACCGCAGCTTGAATACAGAAACGATTCAGTGCTGTACCAAAAACGCCATCATAATCAAGACGGTTAATTAACAATTCGTCCAGCCCCGTTTCTTCGGTAAGAACGCCATAAACTATCCCTTGATTCAAATCTGTTGCCCGTAAACCCCAAATTCGGCAAGCAAATTGAATATTATGGCTATCATGCACTTTACTCAAGTGATACATTGAACCCGGCTGCTTAGGATAGGGCAAAGTATCTTTGCGACCGTTATGTTCAATGGTGATATAACCTTCTTCAATGTCGATATTGGGTGTCCCATATTCACCCATTGTCCCCAACTTCACCAAATGACAATCAGGAAAATCTTCCCGCATGGCATACAGCAAGTTCAATGTACCAACTACATTATTTACCTGAGTGAGAACTGCGTGTTCGCGGTCGATCATCGAAAAGGGAGCCGAACGTTGTTCACCAAAATGCACTATGGAATCTGGCTGAAATTGGTGTAAGGCTTTGTGCAGAAAACTGTAATTGTTAATATCGCCGATAAATAGGTCAATAGATTTACCAGTCAAATCTTGCCATCGCTGGAGACGTTGTTGAATTGATGCAATTGGGGTCAGAGTCTCAACACCGAGTTCATTATCCCAATGTCGCCGCACCAAACTGTCTAAAATTCCAACTTCATAACCTCGATTAGAAAGGTAGAGTGCAGTTGCCCAACCGCAATACCCATCGCCACCAATAACCAGGACTTTCATTTTTACCAGTTTTTACTCGCTGATAGCTAAATCTATCAGGTTTCTGTCCCCTCTCAATCATTAATTCTTTTCAAGGGAATAGGGAACGGGGAACAGGGAATAGGCTGAATTTCTTTAATTTTGACTTTTGACTTGATTTTTCCCCATCTCCTCAATCCCCAGTTACCTAATTTTGTACTGCTGGGCAATGTAATAAAACAAACGATAGTGATCTCGAAATTCTTTGCTGTTGCTTTGTCCTTGCCAATAATATGTCACTTGACCTTGAGTTATGGTCAGTTTCATGGAACTCATCTGTTGACCAACTTCTACAACCATCACTCCAGAAACGCCTTGATCCGTTTCAAAGTTATGATCTATCTGTTTTATCGTTTCTTGGTCTTGGATAATTGACTCTGGTAACTCCTTGCTTGCCCAAGCCCGAATTTCTGTATTTTGGTTTTGTGGTGAAATAAATGTCACTCCATCGTTGTTGTCTGGTGGTGTTGAAGAATTCCAATTACTGGGATAGGGAAACTCAAACCCATAACGAGGATTGTGGTAAGTCTCCCAGGTGATTTTGGAGGTTAGGAAGCTATTACCACACCCTGAAAAAATCATAGCTGTGCCAACACCGGAGACTAAAGTCACAATTATTCGTCTCAAATTATAGGTTTTGACCGCAGCAATAGACATAATTACACCCTTTACCCGATTTACCGACAGCAGAGTTAGATCGGCTTTTATCCCCATTCTTGAGAGGAATTAATTTCTTTGAACCCCGGTCTATCCACTAGATTTATTGTTTCATAAATCACACAATTAATAATTTTGTGAGTAATTGCCAGTCCTGTTATTAAGATATGTAACAAAATAGCTGTTAAAACGTTTTACCATCTTGACAAGAAATCAAAGAGTCGATAACGTTAGTTACATACCCGGGTAAGACCGCTATTTAGTCATATGCAAACTAAGCAAAAGGTTACTTTGTATCTATCGCCAGAACTGCACAGAAGATTGAAGATTCGATCAGCAGTTGATTCTGAACCAATGTCAGAACTCGCAGAACGCGCCCTTAATTTCTACCTGACAAATTCAGAATTAGTGGAAGAGTTAGAAGCGTCTGCTTATGGGCGAACACATAGAGTTTATTCGTGTCCTACTTGTGAAAGTTCACTTACCCTGCGTAATGGCGAACTAGTAGCTTTAGGTAACCAACCAGGAATAATAGGCCACGATCATCTATCCATTGAAGAAATGGAACAAGATGAAACCCATCCCAAGGGTGAGGAAGAATTAGTTCCTTGCTAGATAGGAATTATGAATAAGTAGTTCATAGTTTTAGTTATCTATAACAAGTAGCGATGACTGTACTGTCTCTATAAGGTCTCAAGTAGGTCGATTGTATGAAAGAAGAGCTCAATATCCTCATTCAAGCTCAATACCCTCTAATCTACCTTGTGACCTCCGAGGAAGAGCGGGCAGAGCAAGCAATTTCCACGATCGCTCAATTATTAAAGCCCCAACGCCGGGTATATGTATGGACAGTAACTCACGGTATCGTGGAGTACGGTCAACCCCGGAATGTGACTCAACATAATACAGTGTCTCCAGAGGCAGCGATTGAGTGGATTATTCGCCAGAAAGAACCCGGTATATTTATTCTTAAAGATTTACATCCATTTATTGATGCACCAGCAACAACCAGATCGCTACGGGATGCGATCGCTAGTTTCAAAGGAATGCAAAAGAACATCATCTTGATGTCTCCCATGCAACAAGTTCCTATTGAACTAGAAAAAGAGGTTGTTGTCCTAGACTTCCAACTCCCAGATATGGTTGAGTTGAACAAAGTTTTAACCAATCACCAAGAACAGCATCGTGGCCGACGGCTAACTACCGAAGCCCGAGAAAAACTTCTCAGAGCAGCTTTAGGTCTAACCAAAGATGAATCGGAAAAAGTATACCGTAAGGCGCAGGTAACTACCGGACGACTAACGGAAGATGAAGTAGATATAGTTCTATCTGAGAAGAAACAACTGATTCGGCGCAATGGCATCCTAGAATACATCGAAGAAGATGAAACCATAGATGCTATTGGTGGCTTGGAAGAATTGAAAAAGTGGCTCAAGCAACGCTCTAACGCCTTCACAGAAAGGGCGAGAGAGTATGGTTTGCCCCAACCCAAGGGAATGTTGATTCTCGGTGTTCCTGGTTGTGGTAAGTCGCTCATTGCCAAAACTACCTCCCGTTTATGGGGTTTACCAATCTTGCGATTAGATATGGGGCGGGTATACGACGGCTCAATGGTGGGTCGAAGTGAAGCAAATCTGCGGAACGCCCTGAAAACAGCAGAATCAATTTCCCCCACGATTCTGTTTATCGACGAGTTGGATAAATCTTTCGCGGGTAGTGCAGGTTCTGGTGATTCCGATGGGGGGACATCGAGCAGAATTTTCGGCTCTTTCCTCACCTGGATGCAAGAAAAGAAATCTCCAGTTTTCGTAATGGCGACTGCTAACCGTGTGGAACGCCTACCTGGAGAGTTTTTGAGGAAAGGCCGCTTTGATGAAATTTTCTTTGTGGATCTGCCCACACCTGAAGAACGTCAGGATATCTTCAACATTCACCTGACCAAACGCCGGGAAGAAATTGCTAGATTTGATA includes:
- a CDS encoding DUF7219 family protein, translated to MEKKIMDKGDFLYPRGRYYGHVQPENLVFNANLQEFAQRINYICNLETGGKLPPAEAYKQIKLLWKELKRSKKQLGIGEEPFQNNDSDSEFED
- a CDS encoding BamA/TamA family outer membrane protein, coding for MNKMHLSPVLLAVIAIATPNPGIAQTPNIQQQVTEISTLETNQLLQQETNQNSENPESDLPAKAVIIKTEPHQSATEVKVLTANSTSIATPEVILPTDAITANTAQTLKAALSPQPKTVTTPEVILPTATTTANTAQALKAELSPQPKSVATSEVTLPTATKTANTAQFAQAEPSPAPDTVPTQENIDPPTDPPTDPPIAEPVFPTTPETTETAEPRVLVSEVAVQSPTGTLLPKLEEEVYKAIRTQPGQTTTRTQLQQDINAIFATGFFSNVQAVPEDTPLGVRVNFVVNPNPVLTKVEVDANPGTGVASVIPATAVDEIFKPQYGEILNLRDLQESIKQLTKQYQDKGYVLANVIGAPKISETGVVTLQVAEGVVENIKVRFRNKEGQETDDKGQPIRGRTKEYIITREVELKPGQVFNRNIVQQDLQRVFGLGLFEDVNVSLDPGTDPSKVDVVLNVAERSSGSIAAGAGISSASGLFGTISYQQQNLGGRNQKLASEIQLGERELLFDLRFTDPWIAGDPYRTSYTTNIFRRRSISLIFEGKDDNIETFDPNNITDQDNQDRPRITRLGGGISFTRPLSANPYKKADWVASAGLQYQRISGRDADGNLRKQGAIFDDDGNIISPLVPLTQSATGEDDLLLLQLGAQRDRRNNPLQPSSGSYLRVGVDQSVPIGQGNIFLTRLRGNYSQYLPVKFLSFGKGTQTLAFNLQGGTVLGDLPPYEAFTLGGSNSVRGYDEGRLGSGRSYVQASVEYRFPVFSVVSGALFLDYGSDLGTSTRASEVLNKNGSGYGYGLGVRVQSPLGPIRIDYGMSDDGDSRINFGIGERF
- a CDS encoding AAA family ATPase, with amino-acid sequence MKEELNILIQAQYPLIYLVTSEEERAEQAISTIAQLLKPQRRVYVWTVTHGIVEYGQPRNVTQHNTVSPEAAIEWIIRQKEPGIFILKDLHPFIDAPATTRSLRDAIASFKGMQKNIILMSPMQQVPIELEKEVVVLDFQLPDMVELNKVLTNHQEQHRGRRLTTEAREKLLRAALGLTKDESEKVYRKAQVTTGRLTEDEVDIVLSEKKQLIRRNGILEYIEEDETIDAIGGLEELKKWLKQRSNAFTERAREYGLPQPKGMLILGVPGCGKSLIAKTTSRLWGLPILRLDMGRVYDGSMVGRSEANLRNALKTAESISPTILFIDELDKSFAGSAGSGDSDGGTSSRIFGSFLTWMQEKKSPVFVMATANRVERLPGEFLRKGRFDEIFFVDLPTPEERQDIFNIHLTKRREEIARFDMEQLAKMSDGFSGAEIEQAIIAAMYEAFAQDREFTQLDIIAALKSTLPLSRTMQEQVTALRDWARQRARPAASSVAEYQRMEF
- a CDS encoding adenylate/guanylate cyclase domain-containing protein, encoding MTLPNAGSVLATLTELTQVNRTQALLSRVKDLSVNEFVCLLDFITAEFQQFLRAIDLINNEALESMLEKVLEAITLKIGQILQAEHTAIFLVDYDKAQLWSKVPQDNSQKFLEIRTPLNVGIPGYVASTGKYLNIAETITHPLFSPELEKQMGYKIRNLLCMPVISSKKQTVAVVQLANKAGDVPFNQDDEESFRDFAASIGIILESCQSFYVAARNQRGATALLRATQTLGQSLDLEATLQIVMEQARILMQADRSTLFLYRKEMGELWTKVATVNDKNLIEVRIPSNRGIAGYVASTGQALNIPDAYQDPRFDPTTDHKTGYVTRNILCLPVFNSANELIGVTQLINKQQGSFSTSDEEFMRAFNIQAGIALENARLFESVLLERQYQKDILQSLSDAVISTDMQGQIVTINDAALELLGCPLKSGNGRSNKLLWKQNLLGRQVWEVVPIENLQGRLEDSLKYGARHYVPEQILLVGLYQRESGETQKLILAVRDRTNPNIFVPWNQLLTPQSELLSADVVKILERSINLTVNPLTNPEGGVRGGLVVLEDISREKRLKSTMYRYLTPHVAEQVMALGDDSLMVGERKEVTVLFSDIRGYTTLTENLGAAEVVSLLNQYFETMVESVFQYEGTLDKFIGDALMAVFGAPLPLTENHAWRAIQSALDMRYRLKEFNLRRIVQSQPQIRIGIGLSSGEVVSGNIGSHKRMDYTVIGDGVNLSSRLESVTKEYGCDIILSEFTYNLCSDRIWVRQLDRIRVKGKHQAVDIYELISDRSTPLDANTEEFLHHYNAGRVAYVSREFSQAITCFEIAQRLRPTDQAVDIHLERAYNYQKTPPPKSWDGVWTMMTK
- the purC gene encoding phosphoribosylaminoimidazolesuccinocarboxamide synthase — encoded protein: MSVNTKLYEGKAKILYTTDDPEVLLADFKDDATAFNAQKRGSIQGKGGINCTISSHLFEQLAAYGIKTHFIDCPAPNQMRVRAVKILPLEVVVRNIAAGSLCQQTGLQIGTVLRQPLVEFYYKDDQLGDPLLTRDRLRLLKLATEEQVDSIIHLALQINDFLQKFWQQCGITLVDFKLEFGVDSQQQLLLADEISPDTCRLWDIAETDPNRRVMDKDRFRRDLGNVENAYQEVLQRVLQVVENQNYSKVLSPES
- a CDS encoding NAD-dependent epimerase/dehydratase family protein, which codes for MKVLVIGGDGYCGWATALYLSNRGYEVGILDSLVRRHWDNELGVETLTPIASIQQRLQRWQDLTGKSIDLFIGDINNYSFLHKALHQFQPDSIVHFGEQRSAPFSMIDREHAVLTQVNNVVGTLNLLYAMREDFPDCHLVKLGTMGEYGTPNIDIEEGYITIEHNGRKDTLPYPKQPGSMYHLSKVHDSHNIQFACRIWGLRATDLNQGIVYGVLTEETGLDELLINRLDYDGVFGTALNRFCIQAAVGHPLTVYGKGGQTRGLLDIRDTVRCIELAIANPAQPGEFRVFNQFTELFSVGDLAMMVKKASNSLGLNVEINNIDNPRVEKEEHYFNAKNTKLLDLGLEPHFLSDSLLDSLLNFAIKYQKRVDNNQILPKVSWHRK
- a CDS encoding glycosyltransferase family 4 protein, which produces MRIALFTETFLPKVDGIVTRLRHTVDHLQRDGNQVLVFAPEGGITEHKGAKVYGVSGFPLPLYPELKMSLPRPSIGYELERFQPDIIHVVNPAVLGLSGIFYSKVLKIPLVASYHTHLPKYLEHYGLGMLEGLLWELLKGAHNQAELNLCTSTAMVEELSGHGIERVDLWQRGVDTELFDPDLADPEMRSHLTQNHPESPLLLYVGRLSAEKEIERIKPILEAIPNARLALVGDGPHRQALEKHFAGTNTYFVGYLMGKELGSAFASSDAFIFPSRTETLGLVLLEAMAAGCPVVAARSGGIPDIVTDGVNGYLFDPKADIQEAIDATVCLLQYQQDVNIIRKNARKEAENWGWAAATRQLQDYYHKVVSSKKLTKAF